A genomic window from Thunnus thynnus chromosome 12, fThuThy2.1, whole genome shotgun sequence includes:
- the kctd1 gene encoding BTB/POZ domain-containing protein KCTD1 isoform X1, producing the protein MDETDIMDLTHQKARKRPRPISSVDESVHASLKRLPIRAAECREPSLMFAVRGEPVPAASLKQNDHSVTSSPTTVMPAQDNRSSMSRPMITRSPVSPLSNQGIPTPAQLTKSNAPVHIDVGGHMYTSSLATLTKFPESRIGRLFDGTEPIVLDSLKQHYFIDRDGHMFRYILNFLRTSKLLIPDDFKDYSLLYEEARYFQLQPMLAELERWRQDQELSRVSRPCECLVVRVAPDLGERITLSGDKALIEDVFPEIGDVMCNSVNAGWNHDSTHVIRFPLNGYCHLNSVQVLERLQQRGFEIAGSCGGGVDSSQFSEYVLRRELRRTSQRGPNSNRIKQEQLD; encoded by the exons ATGGACGAAACGGATATTATGGACTTAACGCATCAGAAAGCGAGAAAGCGACCGCGTCCAATCAGTTCCGTGGATGAGTCCGTACACGCTTCCCTAAAACGACTCCCGATCCGAGCGGCGGAGTGCAGGGAGCCCTCACTGATGTTCGCAGTCAGAGGAGAGCCTGTCCCCGCAGCATCTCTCAAGCAAAATGACCACTCGGTGACTTCCTCTCCAACCACAGTGATGCCGGCGCAG GATAATCGCTCCAGCATGTCCAGGCCCATGATCACACGGTCACCAGTGTCTCCCTTGAGCAACCAGGGCATCCCAACACCTGCACAGCTCACCAAGTCCAATGCCCCTGTGCACATTGACGTGGGCGGACACATGTACACCAGCAGTCTGGCCACCTTAACAAAATTCCCAGAATCCCG AATTGGTCGTCTATTTGATGGCACAGAGCCTATAGTCCTGGACAGCCTGAAGCAGCACTACTTCATTGACAGGGATGGACACATGTTCCGCTACATCCTCAACTTCCTCAGGACGTCCAAGCTCCTCATCCCAGACGACTTCAAA GACTACAGTCTGCTGTATGAGGAGGCGCgatattttcagctgcagcccATGCTTGCTGAGCTGGAGCGTTGGCGCCAGGACCAGGAGCTGAGCCGGGTGTCACGCCCCTGTGAATGCTTGGTGGTGCGTGTTGCACCTGACCTGGGCGAGAGGATCACGCTGAGCGGTGACAAGGCCTTGATTGAAGATGTGTTTCCGGAGATCGGTGATGTCATGTGCAACTCAGTCAATGCTGGCTGGAACCATGACTCCACGCACGTTATTCGCTTCCCACTCAATGGGTATTGCCACCTCAACTCTGTCCAG GTTCTAGAGCGTCTGCAACAACGTGGCTTTGAGATTGCTGGTTCCTGTGGCGGAGGCGTGGACTCATCCCAATTCAGCGAGTACGTCCTGAGAAGGGAACTGAGGAGGACAAGTCAGCGAGGACCCAATTCAAATAGGATAAAGCAAGAGCAGCTGGACTAG
- the kctd1 gene encoding BTB/POZ domain-containing protein KCTD1 isoform X2 produces MYQDNRSSMSRPMITRSPVSPLSNQGIPTPAQLTKSNAPVHIDVGGHMYTSSLATLTKFPESRIGRLFDGTEPIVLDSLKQHYFIDRDGHMFRYILNFLRTSKLLIPDDFKDYSLLYEEARYFQLQPMLAELERWRQDQELSRVSRPCECLVVRVAPDLGERITLSGDKALIEDVFPEIGDVMCNSVNAGWNHDSTHVIRFPLNGYCHLNSVQVLERLQQRGFEIAGSCGGGVDSSQFSEYVLRRELRRTSQRGPNSNRIKQEQLD; encoded by the exons ATGTATCAG GATAATCGCTCCAGCATGTCCAGGCCCATGATCACACGGTCACCAGTGTCTCCCTTGAGCAACCAGGGCATCCCAACACCTGCACAGCTCACCAAGTCCAATGCCCCTGTGCACATTGACGTGGGCGGACACATGTACACCAGCAGTCTGGCCACCTTAACAAAATTCCCAGAATCCCG AATTGGTCGTCTATTTGATGGCACAGAGCCTATAGTCCTGGACAGCCTGAAGCAGCACTACTTCATTGACAGGGATGGACACATGTTCCGCTACATCCTCAACTTCCTCAGGACGTCCAAGCTCCTCATCCCAGACGACTTCAAA GACTACAGTCTGCTGTATGAGGAGGCGCgatattttcagctgcagcccATGCTTGCTGAGCTGGAGCGTTGGCGCCAGGACCAGGAGCTGAGCCGGGTGTCACGCCCCTGTGAATGCTTGGTGGTGCGTGTTGCACCTGACCTGGGCGAGAGGATCACGCTGAGCGGTGACAAGGCCTTGATTGAAGATGTGTTTCCGGAGATCGGTGATGTCATGTGCAACTCAGTCAATGCTGGCTGGAACCATGACTCCACGCACGTTATTCGCTTCCCACTCAATGGGTATTGCCACCTCAACTCTGTCCAG GTTCTAGAGCGTCTGCAACAACGTGGCTTTGAGATTGCTGGTTCCTGTGGCGGAGGCGTGGACTCATCCCAATTCAGCGAGTACGTCCTGAGAAGGGAACTGAGGAGGACAAGTCAGCGAGGACCCAATTCAAATAGGATAAAGCAAGAGCAGCTGGACTAG